Proteins from a genomic interval of Mustela lutreola isolate mMusLut2 chromosome 4, mMusLut2.pri, whole genome shotgun sequence:
- the LOC131830041 gene encoding uncharacterized protein C10orf95-like has product MAGKQRGSLGPPGGDPTQVQAGDAHRKLESRRAQSTAPAETTREPQSCLRGATAPTPNTRSPPAPPHPWPPLAPGGAAAKRPVSFRAPRCHGSRLANLYPAGLPGRRPSQALRALPRGGGRDGTGGREAGQGLSSHSRLRITGRHILCCKSLHQCTPPAGSSPPPADPALRLGGPSQRRQAGLCRVDTRVPNPSADQTGGDSG; this is encoded by the exons ATGGCCGGGAAACAGCGGGGAAGCTTGGGGCCCCCCGGGGGAGACCCGACCCAGGTCCAGGCGGGAGATGCCCACCGCAAGCTGGAATCCCGTCGGGCCCAGAGCACGGCCCCTGCAGAGACGACACGGGAGCCGCAGAGCTGCCTGCGGGGGGCCACAGCGCCAACACCGAACACG AGAAGTCCCccggccccaccccacccctggccacCCCTGGCACCTGGAGGAGCCGCTGCCAAGCGCCCCGTGAGTTTCCGGGCACCGCGCTGCCATGGCTCCCGCCTCGCCAACCTGTACCCCGCCGGGCTGCCCGGCCGCCGGCCCTCCCAGGCTCTCAGGGCCCTGCCCAGAGGCGGCGGCAGGGATGGCACGGGTGGCCGGGAGGCGGGACAAGGCCTGAGCTCCCACAGCCGTCTCCGAATTACAG GGCGGCACATCCTCTGCTGCAAGTCCCTCCATCAGTGCACACCCCCAGCGGGCTCCAGCCCACCACCCGCAGACCCCGCCCTGAGGCTGGGTGGCCCGTCGCAGAGGAGGCAGGCGGGCCTGTGCAGGGTGGACACCCGGGTCCCTAACCCATCTGCTGACCAGACGGGAGGAGACAGTGGGTGA
- the PWWP2B gene encoding PWWP domain-containing protein 2B isoform X2, whose protein sequence is MQLGTGPPPAPCGDPAPETSGPKPPPPLVPPFPPYFEGAPFPPPLWLRSTYRQWVPQPPPRAIKRTRRRLSRNREPGRLALSPIRLRPRQVLCEKCKSTLSPPEAGPGPPAAPQPRRRAGSVPGPDTEPRKLADPEGGGDSAASATRRSKREKRQEGKARVPRSPAIKISYSTPQGTGEVVEIPSRVHGSLEPFCPSQAHGGGQDPAGPPASIPKLKLTRPGPPGTGLPPPKIRLKPRPRGAGEREPVYRAELVEALNGHGRGPRAGSPARLGHGSAGRGPVASSSGSSDEDEDFKPCAQAQRGREGLAFLATCPERGPGCAGESVWSSDSPDESRSSSSEVTFPDTCDLSSGDGASVRSSSKHARPTVPPLTVRLHTQSVSTCVTGDGRTVAVGDIVWGKIHGFPWWPARVLDLSLSQKEDGAPSWPEAKVSWFGSPTTSFLSTSKLSPFSECFKLRFNRKKKGMYRKAITEAANAAQHVAPEIRELLTQFET, encoded by the coding sequence GTTCCCGCCGTACTTTGAGGgagcccccttccctcccccactctggctGAGAAGCACCTACCGGCAGTGGGTCCCGCAGCCGCCGCCCCGGGCCATCAAGAGGACCCGCCGGCGCCTGTCCCGGAACCGAGAGCCCGGCCGGCTGGCCCTGAGCCCCATCCGTCTGCGGCCACGCCAAGTGCTCTGCGAGAAGTGCAAAAGCACCCTGAGCCCCCCCGAGGCCGGCCCCGgccccccagctgcccctcaGCCGCGCCGCAGGGCGGGCAGCGTCCCCGGCCCCGACACAGAACCCCGCAAGCTCGCGGACCCTGAGGGCGGAGGGGACAGCGCGGCCAGCGCCACGAggaggagcaagagagagaagcgGCAGGAGGGCAAGGCCCGGGTGCCCCGGAGCCCGGCCATCAAGATCTCCTACAGCACGCCGCAGGGCACGGGCGAGGTGGTGGAGATCCCCTCTCGCGTGCACGGGTCCCTGGAGCCCTTCTGCCCCTCTCAGGCACACGGGGGCGGCCAGGACCCCGCTGGGCCCCCCGCCTCCATCCCCAAGCTAAAGCTGACGCGTCCCGGGCCCCCTGGCACCGGCCTGCCGCCCCCCAAGATCCGCTTGAAGCCCCGGCCCCGGGGGGCTGGGGAGCGGGAGCCCGTGTACCGGGCCGAGCTGGTGGAGGCGCTTAACGGCCACGGGCGGGGCCCCCGGGCCGGCTCCCCCGCTCGCCTCGGCCACGGCTCTGCCGGCCGTGGGCCCGTGGCCTCGTCTTCCGGAAGCTCTGACGAGGACGAGGACTTCAAGCCGTGCGCCCAGGCTCAGCGCGGGCGAGAGGGCCTGGCTTTCCTTGCCACCTGCCCCGAGAGGGGGCCAGGGTGCGCCGGCGAGTCGGTGTGGAGCAGCGACAGTCCGGACGAGTCCAGATCGTCCAGCTCGGAAGTCACGTTCCCAGACACGTGTGACCTCTCGTCGGGCGACGGCGCGTCGGTGCGGTCCTCGTCCAAGCACGCGAGGCCGACGGTCCCGCCGCTCACGGTCCGGCTGCACACACAGAGCGTCTCCACGTGCGTTACCGGGGACGGAAGGACGGTGGCCGTGGGGGACATCGTGTGGGGTAAGATTCACGGTTTCCCCTGGTGGCCAGCGCGCGTGCTCGACCTCAGTCTCAGCCAGAAGGAGGACGGGGCGCCCTCCTGGCCAGAAGCCAAGGTCTCGTGGTTTGGGTCCCCGACGACGTCGTTCTTGTCGACTTCGAAGCTCTCCCCGTTCTCGGAGTGTTTCAAACTGCGGTTTAACCGTAAGAAGAAGGGAATGTACCGGAAGGCCATCACGGAGGCCGCCAACGCCGCGCAGCACGTGGCCCCGGAAATAAGGGAGCTCTTGACCCAGTTTGAGACCTAG